A window of the Candidatus Nitrosotalea okcheonensis genome harbors these coding sequences:
- a CDS encoding KamA family radical SAM protein, which produces MVLQQFDDSWGRFSSPLFKTYTLTNFRDILQIKKLSQEKQFEIEVVGNVLPFKTNNYVVEQLIDWKNVPNDPIFALNFPQRDMLKPKHYRKMENALKKGLEKKEIQRIANEIRLQLNPHPAGQMEHNVPQLRDGTKLYGMQHKYKETVLFFPSQGQTCHAYCSFCFRWPQFVGMEDLKFAMRETSSLIQYLKEHPEITDILFTGGDPMIMKAKLLSRYIDSILDADLPNLQTIRIGSKALAYWPYKFTSDDDSQETLDLFNRVTRRGIHLSFMAHFNHPVELSTDAVKAAIRAVRGTGAQIRTQSPVLKHINDDPNLWAEMWKKQVSLGLIPYYMFVVRDTGAQHYFGVPLIRAQEIFRDAYQQVGGLCRTVRGPSMSSTPGKIQVLGVTNVGKLKAIVMRFLQGRDPKWVQIPFLAKYDKKAIWIDDLKPFSDKKFFFEDGLEKILSKDMKSSGSDDSTVHGGPP; this is translated from the coding sequence ATGGTTTTACAGCAATTTGATGATTCCTGGGGCAGATTTAGTTCTCCGTTATTCAAAACATATACACTAACGAATTTTCGCGATATTCTACAAATAAAAAAATTATCACAGGAAAAACAATTCGAGATTGAGGTTGTAGGAAACGTCCTACCTTTTAAAACCAATAATTATGTAGTAGAACAACTCATAGACTGGAAAAATGTGCCAAATGACCCAATCTTTGCTCTAAATTTTCCACAAAGAGACATGCTAAAACCAAAACACTATCGCAAGATGGAAAATGCCTTAAAAAAAGGTCTAGAGAAAAAAGAGATTCAAAGAATTGCTAACGAAATACGATTACAATTAAATCCCCATCCTGCAGGTCAGATGGAACATAACGTTCCACAATTAAGAGACGGAACCAAACTTTATGGAATGCAACACAAGTACAAAGAAACTGTTCTTTTTTTTCCAAGCCAAGGACAAACATGCCACGCCTACTGTAGTTTTTGTTTCAGATGGCCACAATTTGTTGGCATGGAAGATCTCAAATTTGCCATGCGTGAGACGAGCTCTTTAATACAATACTTGAAAGAACATCCAGAAATCACAGATATTCTCTTTACTGGAGGAGATCCCATGATCATGAAAGCAAAATTGCTTTCACGGTACATTGATTCCATACTTGATGCAGATCTGCCAAATCTACAGACTATTCGCATAGGCTCAAAAGCACTAGCTTATTGGCCTTACAAATTCACATCAGATGACGATTCACAGGAAACACTTGATTTGTTCAACAGGGTGACTAGAAGAGGAATACATCTTTCGTTCATGGCTCACTTTAATCATCCGGTAGAACTTTCTACAGATGCTGTCAAGGCTGCAATTCGTGCTGTTCGTGGAACAGGTGCACAGATTAGGACTCAATCCCCAGTTCTAAAGCATATCAACGATGATCCTAATCTTTGGGCAGAAATGTGGAAAAAACAAGTATCTTTAGGATTGATTCCATACTACATGTTTGTCGTAAGGGATACCGGAGCACAACATTACTTTGGTGTTCCACTAATACGAGCACAGGAAATATTTCGAGATGCATATCAACAAGTAGGTGGATTGTGCAGGACAGTTAGAGGGCCAAGCATGTCTTCCACCCCCGGCAAGATCCAAGTTTTAGGGGTTACCAATGTAGGCAAACTCAAAGCTATTGTTATGAGATTTCTACAGGGAAGAGATCCAAAATGGGTTCAGATACCATTTCTTGCAAAGTATGATAAAAAAGCAATTTGGATTGATGATCTAAAACCATTCTCTGATAAGAAATTCTTTTTCGAAGATGGGTTGGAGAAGATATTATCTAAAGATATGAAAAGTTCTGGGAGCGATGACAGCACAGTCCATGGCGGACCTCCATAA
- the glnA gene encoding type I glutamate--ammonia ligase, producing the protein MSEINIIEKIQEQQVDFVDFWFVDIFGELHSVGIPSYSLTEDHFKNGLEKLDASSIRGFKSVNRSDMILLPDVTTFRILPPDYDDNKRKNARVFVELCEISDSAHQRYNRDSRVIATKATNELKNFGLTKAVWGPELEFFIFDKINLFPSSIGAIQSYGGSGYSIESSEAPWTRNAGRIDLKGGYYPAQPKDTLESIRKDICDDLYKYFQIKVEAQHHEVATSGQCEINLLHGETIIAADNVVTAKNLVKVKSKKNGKVATFMPKPIYGDNASAMHMHQSIWNKENNMMYDPNDKVAEISQLGRYYIGGLLDHADALCAISNPTTNSYKRLVPDFEAPVNVCWGIGNRSSAVRIPIYSRGNEKNKRVEYRVPDPTANIYLLEAALLLAGLDGIKNKKDPGDPVEENVYRLTSEQKRNYKIRSLPSTLKDALESLKSDQKFLEHVFTKDFLDTYISMKYLEHDAFAQTPTPWEIAMYSDV; encoded by the coding sequence ATGTCAGAAATTAACATAATTGAGAAAATACAAGAACAACAAGTTGATTTTGTAGATTTTTGGTTTGTGGATATTTTTGGAGAACTTCACAGTGTAGGAATACCATCTTATTCACTTACTGAGGATCATTTCAAAAACGGTCTTGAAAAACTAGATGCAAGTTCTATTCGCGGATTCAAATCAGTCAATAGATCAGACATGATACTTCTTCCTGATGTGACAACTTTTAGAATATTGCCGCCCGATTATGATGACAATAAAAGAAAAAACGCCCGAGTCTTTGTTGAACTTTGCGAGATTTCGGATTCCGCTCATCAACGATATAATCGAGATTCCAGAGTAATAGCTACAAAAGCAACAAATGAATTAAAAAATTTTGGATTAACAAAGGCAGTATGGGGACCTGAACTTGAGTTTTTCATATTTGATAAAATTAATTTATTCCCATCATCCATCGGTGCTATCCAATCATATGGTGGTTCTGGATATTCAATAGAATCCAGTGAAGCCCCATGGACTAGAAATGCAGGTAGAATAGATCTAAAAGGTGGATATTATCCTGCACAACCAAAGGATACGCTTGAATCTATAAGAAAAGATATCTGCGATGATTTGTACAAGTATTTTCAGATAAAGGTAGAAGCACAGCATCACGAAGTTGCTACTTCTGGTCAATGCGAGATAAATCTTTTACATGGTGAGACAATTATTGCAGCAGATAATGTTGTTACTGCAAAAAATCTGGTAAAGGTAAAATCCAAGAAAAATGGAAAGGTTGCGACATTTATGCCAAAACCGATCTATGGTGACAACGCATCAGCAATGCATATGCATCAAAGTATCTGGAATAAAGAAAATAATATGATGTATGATCCAAATGATAAAGTAGCTGAGATTAGTCAATTGGGCCGATATTATATCGGAGGTTTACTTGATCACGCAGATGCACTATGTGCGATATCAAATCCTACGACTAATTCATACAAAAGACTAGTACCTGATTTTGAAGCACCGGTAAATGTATGCTGGGGAATAGGGAACAGATCATCTGCAGTCAGAATACCAATTTATTCAAGAGGAAACGAAAAAAATAAAAGAGTAGAATATCGGGTTCCAGATCCTACTGCAAACATATATCTTCTTGAAGCTGCCTTGCTCTTGGCAGGTCTTGACGGAATAAAAAATAAAAAAGATCCAGGTGATCCTGTTGAGGAAAATGTCTATAGGCTTACCTCAGAACAAAAAAGAAATTACAAAATAAGATCACTTCCAAGTACACTAAAGGATGCCTTGGAATCCCTAAAAAGTGACCAAAAGTTCCTGGAGCATGTATTCACCAAGGATTTTCTTGACACTTACATATCGATGAAATATTTAGAGCATGATGCCTTTGCACAAACTCCAACTCCATGGGAAATTGCAATGTATAGCGATGTGTAA
- a CDS encoding urease accessory protein UreD, producing MTEIKYSVSRLFPVHKKYPTPSTYGFIGIFLDTNEHSRTIIRDLRTKAPMLVQRAIYPDTQFPQMAYIYLMSSSGGILEGDTLETRIIAGKNTVSHITNQAATKIYKCTGKLSKQLVDIHIENNSYLEFIPNQIIPFRSSRFYQETRLKVEEGSTLIYSEIISAGRIASDEKFQFQVCGLRINVYDNNDRILFSDFMNLEPTANFSGTEFIFGNKTIYSIVYLITSPERSRKIELEFDRIVRKGKLYVSWSTLPNQAGLIVKMLSDSIDDIKDVIHSITDSSRQIILQK from the coding sequence GTGACTGAAATAAAATATTCGGTCTCAAGACTCTTTCCTGTTCACAAAAAATATCCTACACCTAGCACATATGGATTTATAGGAATCTTCCTTGATACAAATGAGCATTCAAGGACCATAATACGAGATCTTAGAACAAAGGCACCAATGTTAGTTCAACGAGCCATTTATCCTGACACACAATTTCCACAAATGGCATACATATACTTGATGTCATCATCCGGAGGGATTTTGGAAGGAGATACTTTAGAGACTAGAATTATAGCAGGAAAAAATACTGTATCCCATATAACAAATCAAGCTGCGACTAAAATATACAAATGCACAGGAAAACTTTCTAAACAACTTGTAGATATCCACATTGAAAATAATTCTTACTTGGAGTTTATACCAAATCAAATAATACCTTTTAGATCATCAAGATTCTATCAGGAGACTAGATTAAAAGTTGAAGAAGGTTCAACTCTGATCTACAGTGAAATAATTTCAGCTGGGAGAATAGCTTCAGATGAAAAATTTCAGTTTCAAGTATGTGGGTTACGAATAAATGTTTATGATAATAATGATAGAATTCTTTTTTCGGATTTTATGAATCTAGAACCTACTGCTAATTTTAGCGGCACAGAATTCATCTTTGGAAATAAAACAATCTATTCCATAGTCTATTTGATTACCTCGCCAGAGAGATCAAGAAAGATAGAATTAGAATTTGATAGAATAGTGAGAAAGGGTAAACTATATGTAAGTTGGTCTACCCTTCCCAACCAAGCAGGATTAATTGTAAAAATGCTATCAGATTCAATAGATGACATCAAGGATGTCATACATTCGATCACTGATTCCTCAAGGCAGATAATCTTACAAAAATAA
- the ureG gene encoding urease accessory protein UreG: MKTKSIPKLGIGGPVGSGKTRLIEKLVPILYGRGYRCCIISNDVISKEDAERMRRTLSTETNLMPEELIIGLATGGCPHTAIREDPSMNLAVVNEIQEKDSSLDLIIIESGGDNIMTTFSPALADYFIYIIDVSGGDKYPRKGGLGIESCDLLVINKIDLAPYVGANLAVMQSDAERIRPNKPYQFVNCSTGQGVDLIADRIINDLLFEKKKKKSD; this comes from the coding sequence ATGAAGACAAAATCAATTCCTAAGCTTGGCATAGGAGGTCCAGTAGGTTCTGGAAAGACTCGCCTCATAGAAAAGCTAGTCCCAATTTTATATGGTAGAGGTTATCGTTGTTGCATAATTTCCAATGATGTTATTTCAAAGGAAGATGCAGAAAGGATGAGAAGAACACTTTCAACTGAAACCAATCTGATGCCTGAGGAACTCATAATAGGATTAGCAACAGGAGGTTGTCCTCATACTGCAATCCGAGAGGATCCATCAATGAATTTAGCAGTTGTCAATGAAATCCAAGAGAAAGATTCGTCTCTTGACTTGATAATAATAGAAAGTGGCGGGGATAATATCATGACTACTTTCAGTCCAGCTTTAGCAGATTATTTTATTTATATCATAGATGTCTCAGGTGGAGACAAGTATCCAAGGAAGGGAGGATTAGGAATAGAAAGTTGTGATCTTCTAGTAATAAACAAGATAGACTTGGCACCATATGTAGGAGCAAACCTTGCTGTCATGCAATCTGACGCAGAGCGAATAAGACCCAATAAACCATATCAATTTGTAAATTGCAGCACGGGTCAAGGAGTAGACCTTATAGCAGACCGCATAATCAATGATTTATTATTTGAGAAAAAGAAAAAAAAGAGTGACTGA
- a CDS encoding urease accessory protein UreF — MSWGLESLVRSGHIKKEENVLKFIENQIYFQLAPCDCPFLLHVIKAVKQNDLQKIIELDDKYYSLKLIKEVSIASTRSGHQILYCGSDMVGNKNLLMRKFLKKIQAKKSHGTYPVCFGIVTASLGISGTSSVRMMIYSYSTSVVAAAVRLGIIEHFAGQRILMRVSEYANHIIKSIKKKSIENIWQLTPMTDIFQMMHEHSDNRMFIT; from the coding sequence ATGTCATGGGGTTTAGAATCTCTTGTCAGATCGGGCCATATAAAAAAAGAAGAAAATGTTTTGAAATTCATTGAAAATCAGATTTATTTTCAGCTTGCTCCCTGTGATTGTCCATTTTTATTGCATGTCATAAAGGCTGTAAAACAAAACGATCTTCAGAAAATAATAGAATTGGATGATAAATATTATTCCCTTAAATTGATAAAAGAAGTAAGTATAGCATCAACTAGATCTGGTCATCAAATTCTTTATTGTGGATCAGATATGGTTGGTAACAAAAATTTGTTAATGCGTAAATTCCTAAAAAAGATTCAAGCCAAGAAATCTCATGGGACGTATCCAGTATGTTTTGGAATAGTGACAGCATCTTTAGGAATATCCGGTACAAGTTCAGTCAGGATGATGATCTATTCATACAGTACCAGCGTTGTAGCAGCAGCAGTAAGACTTGGAATAATTGAACATTTTGCTGGCCAGAGAATTTTGATGCGTGTGTCAGAGTATGCAAATCACATCATCAAATCCATTAAGAAGAAGTCCATAGAGAATATTTGGCAGTTGACTCCAATGACAGATATTTTTCAGATGATGCATGAACATAGCGATAATAGAATGTTTATTACTTGA
- a CDS encoding urease accessory protein UreE, with protein MLLINSIVGNIFQDPFLRDKFKKLSTEKCERIKISRIELEKNRFRRNTDKGTDVGIALESDKKLHNGDVLLDEIDKFIIVEQMPEKVISINIRGDLNMVKKIMPVVGHIIGNRHRPIQIDDEGVIYFPVMAESEIETFSHLFGNLVNHMDINIQERIFEPEDSLNVHEH; from the coding sequence TCCTTTTTTGAGAGATAAATTCAAAAAGTTATCTACAGAAAAATGTGAAAGAATAAAAATTTCGAGAATCGAACTTGAAAAAAATAGATTTCGTAGAAATACCGATAAAGGAACTGATGTTGGAATTGCTCTCGAGTCAGATAAAAAATTACATAATGGTGATGTGTTGTTAGATGAAATAGACAAATTTATCATAGTGGAACAAATGCCTGAGAAAGTAATTTCGATTAATATTAGAGGAGATTTAAACATGGTAAAAAAAATTATGCCAGTAGTTGGCCATATAATTGGAAATAGACATAGACCAATCCAGATTGATGATGAGGGAGTTATTTACTTTCCAGTTATGGCAGAGTCTGAAATAGAGACCTTTAGTCACCTTTTTGGAAACCTTGTTAATCATATGGATATCAACATACAGGAAAGAATTTTTGAACCAGAAGATAGTCTTAACGTCCATGAACATTAA